From Astyanax mexicanus isolate ESR-SI-001 chromosome 11, AstMex3_surface, whole genome shotgun sequence, the proteins below share one genomic window:
- the LOC111194899 gene encoding up-regulator of cell proliferation-like isoform X2 — protein MASFKDHELQNSGSKSQQHTGFLPAFLHSLGLAEYYPNKLSLRSLQELNKESLSDAAEVESLEAKPWAFLRNLLMSNTKSRTLDCTFEDEETEDTDSESDTNSSNILDLIVALFVCADSFLQQEMTLKMSLCQFAVPFLLPSDTQNQCTLMLWALRGIMKEWRPHSLSEDKGFVEENVVSAQIPLVSFVRLRNCSLSKSQVMNHLLSKSQQHHDFFCHRDMNGGSCPRKIANGMVEMCWYLPCGNMSIDLFPDAVAFANLRGDVCAFETQFAFLAKVSHAIFVFLDKFEENEQKMFVTSQKMNSKLFFVANFQRDSNPDAKSSVEAVIADLNLNRENLIRKSQKVNMARLVDKICSTIKKSLSEHSASQHIESMAKIAPELGISVDELTCKPSLSAEEAAQRIVKGIGVHKIQVYKKKQLPLQGENWEKISKLEKEKCRLITAGNSKLEEYKEQLQQDKERILKTQSQYKLTEAMSEFLKAMISKDYTERAFFLKWMGHKLYMVSREDLSSLQQDLNEKCQLKDSESIAKIDQKLLDCSLGLEHYMREMGHIYEASLGSGNKMHELPTLAAELLHAGFPLELLDGDASNIPEKWINDVLMELHEMVGQKSRLLVLTVLGVQSTGKSTLLNTMFGVQFAVSSGRCTRGAYMLLLPVGEDLRTELSCDFILLIDTEGLKSPDLAQLDNSYEHDNELATFVIGLSDVTIINVAMENFNEMKDIIQIVVHAFLRMSHIGKKPICHFVHQNVAGVSAHNKLSADREHLLDHLNEMTEMAATMEKKTNISKFTEILDYDLDLNNWYIPGLWHGTPPMASVNTGYSAEVFDFKKKMINHLKERNGDAFFDIPQFLEWMSSMWRAVKFENFIFSFQNPLVAQAYDNLSKEFSEWEWSFKRHIYSWLDSATVQISNTEISCPETLEAVVATLQQDAQKEISSQEKQMQEKLELYYKRKDQHVNLVERYKTDFIRSINSVRVEVKHLVINQLDAAHQLRKNIAKVEDLHRQQTIIIENKVLEMLKTFKDRKHELSDKELEAGFESMWNKTLVNISGLKERDIPSDILKQLWQNFGNAPVTELMKDVKDLTNYGCDEFVVDARHFETRNKIKDKIVYFFIKPNVKRAANSAIQNCTTMIEEFAASKSDYHSLLTKQLIEKIDNYIQTVNSKTNRAFEVDLKLHICGIASRKFLEMHRRFLAEKDPLKHLEALKSQFLSEFIDLYRSKDRCQRKARNFTQFCLKPAMTKYINQSIGIDIVDAILNSNHSTEYSSRSYFQYNILKELLEKEKFCGFLKYIDNYENFVKQWINKHVIQSFSKDISLSKLKRKKLGFIFEKIEEAVEVSQYGEDGNPLPNNAESTTVLIQNLCKALSKVITLPMVAVDRIHFQNTSLCTPFTNNLKECLKDLKKQLEEEIDRSSDISETLEYVTVKPHNELFRRVFGCGKQCPFCKVPCEAGGKDHKDHHAAVHRPQGLGSYRSFITNILGEEICTSSVHGNGHFLNDDTNYEFHPFKDYRTYYPDWLIPPDRTVEASDYWKYVLVTYNEEFAEEYKAKPAVYPSAWNNIDKAQALEGLKLAFRIK, from the coding sequence gcTTTCTTCCAGCTTTTCTGCACTCACTGGGACTTGCAGAGTATTATCCAAACAAACTTTCTCTTAGATCCTTGCAGGAGCTCAACAAAGAGAGTCTGTCTGATGCAGCAGAGGTTGAATCACTGGAAGCAAAACCATGGGCTTTTCTAAGGAATCTACTGATGTCTAACACAAAGTCAAGGACTTTAGACTGTACCTTTGAAGATGAGGAAACAGAAGATACAGATTCTGAGAGTGACACAAACAGTTCTAATATCTTGGATCTCATTGTTGCTCTCTTTGTCTGTGCAGACAGTTTCCTCCAGCAGGAAATGACCCTTAAAATGTCTCTGTGCCAGTTTGCAGTGCCCTTTCTGTTACCCAGTGATACACAGAACCAGTGCACTCTTATGTTGTGGGCACTGAGAGGTATCATGAAAGAGTGGCGTCCCCATTCGCTGTCTGAAGATAAAGGGTTTGTTGAAGAGAATGTAGTTTCTGCGCAAATACCTCTGGTATCATTTGTAAGATTAAGAAACTGTAGCTTGTCAAAGTCTCAAGTTATGAATCACTTGCTTAGTAAGTCCCAACAGCACCACGATTTCTTTTGCCACAGAGATATGAACGGAGGAAGTTGCCCCAGGAAGATTGCTAATGGTATGGTTGAAATGTGCTGGTATCTTCCCTGTGGAAACATGAGCATTGATCTTTTCCCTGATGCAGTGGCTTTTGCTAATCTGAGAGGAGATGTTTGTGCTTTTGAAACACAGTTTGCTTTTCTTGCAAAAGTGTCACATGCAATTTTTGTGTTTCTGGACAAATTTGAAGAGAATGAGCAAAAGATGTTTGTCACTTCACAGAAAATGAATTCAAAACTATTCTTTGTTGCAAATTTTCAAAGAGACTCAAATCCAGATGCAAAGTCTTCTGTTGAAGCAGTAATTGCTGATCTGAACTTAAACAGAGAAAATCTAATTCGGAAAAGTCAGAAGGTGAACATGGCAAGGCTTGTAGACAAGATCTGTTCAACCATTAAGAAGTCTCTCAGTGAGCACTCTGCATCACAACACATTGAGTCCATGGCAAAGATTGCTCCTGAATTAGGAATATCTGTGGATGAACTTACCTGCAAACCCTCTCTGTCAGCAGAAGAAGCAGCACAGAGGATTGTGAAAGGAATTGGAGTTCATAAAATTCAGGTATACAAGAAAAAACAGCTGCCACTTCAGGGTGAAAACTGGGAAAAAATATCTAAGTTAGAAAAAGAGAAATGCAGATTAATCACTGCGGGAAATTCAAAGCTGGAGGAATACAAAGAACAACTTCAACAAGACAAAGAACGCATTCTGAAGACACAAAGTCAGTACAAGCTCACAGAAGCAATGTCAGAGTTCTTAAAGGCCATGATTTCTAAAGACTACACTGAGAGAGCCTTTTTTCTCAAATGGATGGGACACAAGCTGTATATGGTGTCAAGAGAAGACCTGTCATCTCTTCAACAAGATTTAAATGAAAAATGCCAGTTAAAAGACAGTGAATCCATCGCCAAAATAGACCAGAAACTTCTGGATTGTTCTCTTGGCTTAGAACATTACATGAGGGAGATGGGACATATTTATGAGGCCTCACTTGGTTCAGGAAACAAAATGCATGAACTTCCCACTCTAGCTGCTGAACTGCTTCATGCAGGGTTTCCTCTAGAGCTCCTTGATGGAGATGCATCCAACATCCCTGAGAAATGGATAAATGATGTTCTGATGGAGCTTCACGAGATGGTTGGACAGAAGAGTCGCCTACTGGTCCTGACAGTGTTAGGAGTTCAAAGCACAGGTAAATCAACACTGCTCAACACTATGTTTGGAGTTCAGTTTGCAGTTAGCAGTGGTCGATGCACACGAGGGGCATACATGCTCTTGCTTCCAGTGGGAGAGGACCTCAGGACAGAGCTGTCATGTGACTTTATCTTGTTAATTGATACAGAGGGTCTGAAATCACCGGATCTGGCCCAACTGGATAACAGTTATGAACATGACAATGAACTAGCCACATTTGTGATTGGCCTGAGTGATGTAACCATCATCAACGTTGCAATGGAGAATTTCAATGAGATGAAAGACATTATACAGATAGTAGTGCATGCTTTTTTACGGATGAGTCACATTGGTAAAAAACCAATCTGTCACTTTGTTCACCAAAATGTTGCTGGTGTCTCAGCACACAACAAATTAAGTGCAGACAGAGAACATCTCCTAGATCACTTAAATGAAATGACAGAAATGGCAGCTACAATGGAGAAGAAAACAAATATCAGCAAATTCACTGAGATTTTGGATTATGACCTGGATCTGAATAACTGGTATATACCAGGTTTATGGCACGGCACTCCACCAATGGCATCTGTTAACACAGGCTACAGTGCTGAGGTTTTTGACTTCAAGAAAAAGATGATAAACCATCTGAAAGAAAGAAATGGGGACGCATTCTTTGACATCCCACAGTTCCTGGAGTGGATGAGCAGCATGTGGAGGGCTGTAAAGTTTGAGAATTTCATTTTTAGCTTCCAAAACCCCCTTGTTGCCCAGGCCTATGACAATCTTTCCAAAGAGTTTTCAGAATGGGAGTGGTCTTTTAAACGACACATCTACAGTTGGCTTGACAGTGCAACAGTACAAATATCAAACACAGAAATCAGCTGCCCAGAAACACTGGAAGCGGTTGTTGCAACCCTTCAACAGGATGCACAGAAAGAGATTTCCTCCCAGGAGAAGCAAATGCAGGAAAAATTGGAACTATACTACAAAAGGAAAGACCAACATGTGAACTTGGTGGAGAGGTACAAAACTGACTTCATAAGGAGCATCAACAGCGTTCGGGTTGAAGTAAAACATTTGGTGATTAACCAATTGGATGCTGCCCATCAGCTAAGAAAAAACATAGCAAAAGTGGAAGATCTTCATAGACAACAAACTATTATAATAGAGAACAAAGTCTTGGAGATGCTGAAAACTTTCAAAGATAGAAAACATGAACTGTCTGATAAGGAGCTTGAGGCTGGCTTTGAGAGCATGTGGAACAAAACCTTAGTGAACATCTCAGGCTTAAAAGAGAGGGACATTCCTTCTGATATATTAAAACAATTATGGCAAAATTTTGGCAATGCTCCAGTCACTGAACTAATGAAGGATGTTAAAGATTTAACAAACTATGGATGTGATGAATTCGTGGTTGATGCAAGACATTTCGAAACACGTAACAAAATTAAAGacaaaattgtttatttttttattaaaccaaATGTGAAAAGAGCAGCAAACAGTGCGATTCAGAATTGCACTACAATGATTGAAGAATTTGCAGCATCCAAAAGTGATTACCACAGTCTTTTAACTAAACAACTTATTGAGAAAATTGATAATTATATCCAAACAGTAAATTCCAAAACCAACAGGGCATTTGAGGTTGACCTGAAGCTTCACATTTGTGGCATTGCATCTAGGAAATTCCTTGAGATGCACAGAAGGTTCCTTGCTGAAAAAGATCCCCTAAAACATTTGGAGGCACTGAAGAGTCAGTTTCTATCTGAATTTATTGATTTGTACAGGAGTAAAGATCGGTGTCAGAGGAAAGCTCGAAACTTCACCCAGTTCTGCCTAAAACCAGCCATGACGAAGTATATCAACCAATCCATTGGAATTGATATAGTTGATGCAATTTTAAACAGCAATCATTCAACTGAGTATAGCTCACGTTCTTACTTTCAGTACAACATCCTGAAGGAGCTTCTGGAAAAAGAGAAATTCTGtggatttttaaaatatatagacAATTATGAAAACTTTGTCAAACAGTGGATAAACAAGCATGTCATTCAGAGCTTTTCAAAAGACATATCTCTATccaaattaaaaagaaagaagctGGGATTCATATTTGAAAAGATTGAAGAAGCTGTGGAAGTTTCTCAGTATGGAGAAGATGGGAATCCTTTGCCCAATAATGCTGAAAGCACCACAGTGTTGATTCAGAATCTTTGCAAAGCTCTCAGCAAAGTCATCACGCTGCCCATGGTTGCAGTGGACAGGATCCATTTTCAGAACACAAGTTTGTGCACTCCATTCACCAACAATCTCAAAGAGTGTTTGAAAGACTTAAAGAAGCAACTAGAAGAGGAGATAGACAGATCATCTGATATCTCTGAAACACTGGAATATGTCACAGTCAAACCCCATAATGAGCTCTTCAGAAGAGTGTTTGGATGTGGGAAGCAGTGTCCTTTCTGCAAAGTTCCATGTGAAGCAGGAGGAAAAGACCATAAGGACCATCATGCAGCTGTGCATCGACCACAGGGACTCGGTTCATATAGATCTTTTATAACTAATATCCTTGGTGAGGAGATTTGTACATCCAGTGTACATGGAAATGGCCACTTTCTAAATGATGACACCAATTATGAATTTCATCCTTTCAAAGATTACCGCACCTACTACCCAGACTGGCTCATTCCACCAGACAGAACAGTAGAGGCCTCAGACTACTGGAAGTACGTGCTTGTGACGTACAATGAGGAGTTTGCTGAAGAATATAAAGCAAAGCCTGCTGTATATCCCAGTGCATGGAACAACATTGATAAAGCTCAGGCCCTTGAGGGCCTAAAATTAGCCTTCAGaattaaatga
- the LOC111194899 gene encoding up-regulator of cell proliferation-like isoform X1: MPTFAKNAERNAYKSSLLDKNKSNKLAYNKLFSYSNHAIFFLVLYRFVGKATTITPDLVLGRQNMASFKDHECFLPAFLHSLGLAEYYPNKLSLRSLQELNKESLSDAAEVESLEAKPWAFLRNLLMSNTKSRTLDCTFEDEETEDTDSESDTNSSNILDLIVALFVCADSFLQQEMTLKMSLCQFAVPFLLPSDTQNQCTLMLWALRGIMKEWRPHSLSEDKGFVEENVVSAQIPLVSFVRLRNCSLSKSQVMNHLLSKSQQHHDFFCHRDMNGGSCPRKIANGMVEMCWYLPCGNMSIDLFPDAVAFANLRGDVCAFETQFAFLAKVSHAIFVFLDKFEENEQKMFVTSQKMNSKLFFVANFQRDSNPDAKSSVEAVIADLNLNRENLIRKSQKVNMARLVDKICSTIKKSLSEHSASQHIESMAKIAPELGISVDELTCKPSLSAEEAAQRIVKGIGVHKIQVYKKKQLPLQGENWEKISKLEKEKCRLITAGNSKLEEYKEQLQQDKERILKTQSQYKLTEAMSEFLKAMISKDYTERAFFLKWMGHKLYMVSREDLSSLQQDLNEKCQLKDSESIAKIDQKLLDCSLGLEHYMREMGHIYEASLGSGNKMHELPTLAAELLHAGFPLELLDGDASNIPEKWINDVLMELHEMVGQKSRLLVLTVLGVQSTGKSTLLNTMFGVQFAVSSGRCTRGAYMLLLPVGEDLRTELSCDFILLIDTEGLKSPDLAQLDNSYEHDNELATFVIGLSDVTIINVAMENFNEMKDIIQIVVHAFLRMSHIGKKPICHFVHQNVAGVSAHNKLSADREHLLDHLNEMTEMAATMEKKTNISKFTEILDYDLDLNNWYIPGLWHGTPPMASVNTGYSAEVFDFKKKMINHLKERNGDAFFDIPQFLEWMSSMWRAVKFENFIFSFQNPLVAQAYDNLSKEFSEWEWSFKRHIYSWLDSATVQISNTEISCPETLEAVVATLQQDAQKEISSQEKQMQEKLELYYKRKDQHVNLVERYKTDFIRSINSVRVEVKHLVINQLDAAHQLRKNIAKVEDLHRQQTIIIENKVLEMLKTFKDRKHELSDKELEAGFESMWNKTLVNISGLKERDIPSDILKQLWQNFGNAPVTELMKDVKDLTNYGCDEFVVDARHFETRNKIKDKIVYFFIKPNVKRAANSAIQNCTTMIEEFAASKSDYHSLLTKQLIEKIDNYIQTVNSKTNRAFEVDLKLHICGIASRKFLEMHRRFLAEKDPLKHLEALKSQFLSEFIDLYRSKDRCQRKARNFTQFCLKPAMTKYINQSIGIDIVDAILNSNHSTEYSSRSYFQYNILKELLEKEKFCGFLKYIDNYENFVKQWINKHVIQSFSKDISLSKLKRKKLGFIFEKIEEAVEVSQYGEDGNPLPNNAESTTVLIQNLCKALSKVITLPMVAVDRIHFQNTSLCTPFTNNLKECLKDLKKQLEEEIDRSSDISETLEYVTVKPHNELFRRVFGCGKQCPFCKVPCEAGGKDHKDHHAAVHRPQGLGSYRSFITNILGEEICTSSVHGNGHFLNDDTNYEFHPFKDYRTYYPDWLIPPDRTVEASDYWKYVLVTYNEEFAEEYKAKPAVYPSAWNNIDKAQALEGLKLAFRIK, translated from the coding sequence gcTTTCTTCCAGCTTTTCTGCACTCACTGGGACTTGCAGAGTATTATCCAAACAAACTTTCTCTTAGATCCTTGCAGGAGCTCAACAAAGAGAGTCTGTCTGATGCAGCAGAGGTTGAATCACTGGAAGCAAAACCATGGGCTTTTCTAAGGAATCTACTGATGTCTAACACAAAGTCAAGGACTTTAGACTGTACCTTTGAAGATGAGGAAACAGAAGATACAGATTCTGAGAGTGACACAAACAGTTCTAATATCTTGGATCTCATTGTTGCTCTCTTTGTCTGTGCAGACAGTTTCCTCCAGCAGGAAATGACCCTTAAAATGTCTCTGTGCCAGTTTGCAGTGCCCTTTCTGTTACCCAGTGATACACAGAACCAGTGCACTCTTATGTTGTGGGCACTGAGAGGTATCATGAAAGAGTGGCGTCCCCATTCGCTGTCTGAAGATAAAGGGTTTGTTGAAGAGAATGTAGTTTCTGCGCAAATACCTCTGGTATCATTTGTAAGATTAAGAAACTGTAGCTTGTCAAAGTCTCAAGTTATGAATCACTTGCTTAGTAAGTCCCAACAGCACCACGATTTCTTTTGCCACAGAGATATGAACGGAGGAAGTTGCCCCAGGAAGATTGCTAATGGTATGGTTGAAATGTGCTGGTATCTTCCCTGTGGAAACATGAGCATTGATCTTTTCCCTGATGCAGTGGCTTTTGCTAATCTGAGAGGAGATGTTTGTGCTTTTGAAACACAGTTTGCTTTTCTTGCAAAAGTGTCACATGCAATTTTTGTGTTTCTGGACAAATTTGAAGAGAATGAGCAAAAGATGTTTGTCACTTCACAGAAAATGAATTCAAAACTATTCTTTGTTGCAAATTTTCAAAGAGACTCAAATCCAGATGCAAAGTCTTCTGTTGAAGCAGTAATTGCTGATCTGAACTTAAACAGAGAAAATCTAATTCGGAAAAGTCAGAAGGTGAACATGGCAAGGCTTGTAGACAAGATCTGTTCAACCATTAAGAAGTCTCTCAGTGAGCACTCTGCATCACAACACATTGAGTCCATGGCAAAGATTGCTCCTGAATTAGGAATATCTGTGGATGAACTTACCTGCAAACCCTCTCTGTCAGCAGAAGAAGCAGCACAGAGGATTGTGAAAGGAATTGGAGTTCATAAAATTCAGGTATACAAGAAAAAACAGCTGCCACTTCAGGGTGAAAACTGGGAAAAAATATCTAAGTTAGAAAAAGAGAAATGCAGATTAATCACTGCGGGAAATTCAAAGCTGGAGGAATACAAAGAACAACTTCAACAAGACAAAGAACGCATTCTGAAGACACAAAGTCAGTACAAGCTCACAGAAGCAATGTCAGAGTTCTTAAAGGCCATGATTTCTAAAGACTACACTGAGAGAGCCTTTTTTCTCAAATGGATGGGACACAAGCTGTATATGGTGTCAAGAGAAGACCTGTCATCTCTTCAACAAGATTTAAATGAAAAATGCCAGTTAAAAGACAGTGAATCCATCGCCAAAATAGACCAGAAACTTCTGGATTGTTCTCTTGGCTTAGAACATTACATGAGGGAGATGGGACATATTTATGAGGCCTCACTTGGTTCAGGAAACAAAATGCATGAACTTCCCACTCTAGCTGCTGAACTGCTTCATGCAGGGTTTCCTCTAGAGCTCCTTGATGGAGATGCATCCAACATCCCTGAGAAATGGATAAATGATGTTCTGATGGAGCTTCACGAGATGGTTGGACAGAAGAGTCGCCTACTGGTCCTGACAGTGTTAGGAGTTCAAAGCACAGGTAAATCAACACTGCTCAACACTATGTTTGGAGTTCAGTTTGCAGTTAGCAGTGGTCGATGCACACGAGGGGCATACATGCTCTTGCTTCCAGTGGGAGAGGACCTCAGGACAGAGCTGTCATGTGACTTTATCTTGTTAATTGATACAGAGGGTCTGAAATCACCGGATCTGGCCCAACTGGATAACAGTTATGAACATGACAATGAACTAGCCACATTTGTGATTGGCCTGAGTGATGTAACCATCATCAACGTTGCAATGGAGAATTTCAATGAGATGAAAGACATTATACAGATAGTAGTGCATGCTTTTTTACGGATGAGTCACATTGGTAAAAAACCAATCTGTCACTTTGTTCACCAAAATGTTGCTGGTGTCTCAGCACACAACAAATTAAGTGCAGACAGAGAACATCTCCTAGATCACTTAAATGAAATGACAGAAATGGCAGCTACAATGGAGAAGAAAACAAATATCAGCAAATTCACTGAGATTTTGGATTATGACCTGGATCTGAATAACTGGTATATACCAGGTTTATGGCACGGCACTCCACCAATGGCATCTGTTAACACAGGCTACAGTGCTGAGGTTTTTGACTTCAAGAAAAAGATGATAAACCATCTGAAAGAAAGAAATGGGGACGCATTCTTTGACATCCCACAGTTCCTGGAGTGGATGAGCAGCATGTGGAGGGCTGTAAAGTTTGAGAATTTCATTTTTAGCTTCCAAAACCCCCTTGTTGCCCAGGCCTATGACAATCTTTCCAAAGAGTTTTCAGAATGGGAGTGGTCTTTTAAACGACACATCTACAGTTGGCTTGACAGTGCAACAGTACAAATATCAAACACAGAAATCAGCTGCCCAGAAACACTGGAAGCGGTTGTTGCAACCCTTCAACAGGATGCACAGAAAGAGATTTCCTCCCAGGAGAAGCAAATGCAGGAAAAATTGGAACTATACTACAAAAGGAAAGACCAACATGTGAACTTGGTGGAGAGGTACAAAACTGACTTCATAAGGAGCATCAACAGCGTTCGGGTTGAAGTAAAACATTTGGTGATTAACCAATTGGATGCTGCCCATCAGCTAAGAAAAAACATAGCAAAAGTGGAAGATCTTCATAGACAACAAACTATTATAATAGAGAACAAAGTCTTGGAGATGCTGAAAACTTTCAAAGATAGAAAACATGAACTGTCTGATAAGGAGCTTGAGGCTGGCTTTGAGAGCATGTGGAACAAAACCTTAGTGAACATCTCAGGCTTAAAAGAGAGGGACATTCCTTCTGATATATTAAAACAATTATGGCAAAATTTTGGCAATGCTCCAGTCACTGAACTAATGAAGGATGTTAAAGATTTAACAAACTATGGATGTGATGAATTCGTGGTTGATGCAAGACATTTCGAAACACGTAACAAAATTAAAGacaaaattgtttatttttttattaaaccaaATGTGAAAAGAGCAGCAAACAGTGCGATTCAGAATTGCACTACAATGATTGAAGAATTTGCAGCATCCAAAAGTGATTACCACAGTCTTTTAACTAAACAACTTATTGAGAAAATTGATAATTATATCCAAACAGTAAATTCCAAAACCAACAGGGCATTTGAGGTTGACCTGAAGCTTCACATTTGTGGCATTGCATCTAGGAAATTCCTTGAGATGCACAGAAGGTTCCTTGCTGAAAAAGATCCCCTAAAACATTTGGAGGCACTGAAGAGTCAGTTTCTATCTGAATTTATTGATTTGTACAGGAGTAAAGATCGGTGTCAGAGGAAAGCTCGAAACTTCACCCAGTTCTGCCTAAAACCAGCCATGACGAAGTATATCAACCAATCCATTGGAATTGATATAGTTGATGCAATTTTAAACAGCAATCATTCAACTGAGTATAGCTCACGTTCTTACTTTCAGTACAACATCCTGAAGGAGCTTCTGGAAAAAGAGAAATTCTGtggatttttaaaatatatagacAATTATGAAAACTTTGTCAAACAGTGGATAAACAAGCATGTCATTCAGAGCTTTTCAAAAGACATATCTCTATccaaattaaaaagaaagaagctGGGATTCATATTTGAAAAGATTGAAGAAGCTGTGGAAGTTTCTCAGTATGGAGAAGATGGGAATCCTTTGCCCAATAATGCTGAAAGCACCACAGTGTTGATTCAGAATCTTTGCAAAGCTCTCAGCAAAGTCATCACGCTGCCCATGGTTGCAGTGGACAGGATCCATTTTCAGAACACAAGTTTGTGCACTCCATTCACCAACAATCTCAAAGAGTGTTTGAAAGACTTAAAGAAGCAACTAGAAGAGGAGATAGACAGATCATCTGATATCTCTGAAACACTGGAATATGTCACAGTCAAACCCCATAATGAGCTCTTCAGAAGAGTGTTTGGATGTGGGAAGCAGTGTCCTTTCTGCAAAGTTCCATGTGAAGCAGGAGGAAAAGACCATAAGGACCATCATGCAGCTGTGCATCGACCACAGGGACTCGGTTCATATAGATCTTTTATAACTAATATCCTTGGTGAGGAGATTTGTACATCCAGTGTACATGGAAATGGCCACTTTCTAAATGATGACACCAATTATGAATTTCATCCTTTCAAAGATTACCGCACCTACTACCCAGACTGGCTCATTCCACCAGACAGAACAGTAGAGGCCTCAGACTACTGGAAGTACGTGCTTGTGACGTACAATGAGGAGTTTGCTGAAGAATATAAAGCAAAGCCTGCTGTATATCCCAGTGCATGGAACAACATTGATAAAGCTCAGGCCCTTGAGGGCCTAAAATTAGCCTTCAGaattaaatga